One genomic region from Mytilus trossulus isolate FHL-02 chromosome 9, PNRI_Mtr1.1.1.hap1, whole genome shotgun sequence encodes:
- the LOC134684450 gene encoding histone H2B-like, with the protein MPPKVGTKGAKKAVTKAKTARPGGDKKRRRKRRESYAIYIYKVLRQVHPDTGVSSKAMSIMNSFVNDIFERIAAEASRLAHYNKRSTITSREIQTAVRLLLPGELAKHAVSEGTKAVTKYTSSK; encoded by the coding sequence ATGCCACCAAAAGTTGGAACCAAAGGAGCCAAAAAGGCCGTAACAAAGGCAAAGACTGCCAGACCCGGCGGTGACAAGAAAAGGAGGAGGAAGAGGAGAGAATCCTATGCCATCTACATCTACAAAGTCTTGAGACAGGTGCACCCAGACACTGGAGTATCCTCAAAGGCTATGTCTATCATGAACAGTTTTGTCAACGATATCTTTGAGAGAATCGCTGCAGAAGCTTCCCGTCTCGCTCACTACAACAAGAGATCTACCATCACATCTCGGGAGATCCAGACTGCAGTTCGTCTGCTCCTACCCGGTGAATTGGCCAAGCACGCTGTCAGTGAAGGTACCAAAGCCGTCACAAAGTACACCAGCAGCAAGTAA
- the LOC134684451 gene encoding histone H2A, translated as MSGRGKGGKAKAKAKSRSSRAGLQFPVGRIHRLLRKGNYAERVGAGAPVYLAAVLEYLAAEVLELAGNAARDNKKSRIIPRHLQLAIRNDEELNKLLSGVTIAQGGVLPNIQAVLLPKKTQKAAK; from the coding sequence atgtcaggACGAGGAAAAGGAGGAAAAGCAAAAGCAAAGGCAAAGTCTAGGTCATCCCGTGCCGGACTTCAGTTCCCAGTAGGTCGTATCCACAGACTTTTGAGGAAAGGAAACTACGCCGAGAGAGTTGGTGCCGGAGCACCAGTCTACCTTGCCGCTGTCTTGGAATACTTAGCAGCTGAGGTTTTGGAGTTGGCAGGAAATGCTGCCCGTGACAACAAGAAGAGCAGAATCATCCCCCGTCATCTCCAGTTGGCCATCAGAAACGACGAAGAATTGAACAAACTTCTCTCTGGTGTAACCATTGCACAAGGTGGTGTTTTACCAAACATCCAGGCTGTACTTCTGCCAAAGAAGACACAGAAAGCTGCCAAGTAA
- the LOC134684452 gene encoding histone H3: MARTKQTARKSTGGKAPRKQLATKAARKSAPATGGVKKPHRYRPGTVALREIRRYQKSTELLIRKLPFQRLVREIAQDFKTDLRFQSSAVMALQEASEAYLVGLFEDTNLCAIHAKRVTIMPKDIQLARRIRGERA, from the coding sequence ATGGCTCGTACAAAGCAGACCGCCCGTAAATCCACTGGAGGAAAAGCTCCAAGAAAACAACTTGCCACCAAGGCCGCCCGTAAGAGCGCACCTGCCACTGGTGGAGTAAAGAAGCCACATAGATACAGGCCAGGAACAGTCGCTCTTCGTGAGATCAGAAGATACCagaaaagtactgaactcctcATCAGGAAACTCCCCTTCCAGAGATTAGTTCGTGAAATTGCTCAAGACTTCAAGACTGATCTACGTTTCCAGAGCTCTGCCGTTATGGCCCTCCAGGAAGCCAGTGAAGCTTACCTCGTTGGTCTTTTCGAGGACACCAACTTGTGTGCAATCCACGCCAAGAGAGTCACCATCATGCCCAAAGACATCCAGTTGGCTCGCAGAATCCGTGGAGAACGTGCTTAA
- the LOC134684456 gene encoding uncharacterized protein LOC134684456 encodes MSGRGKGGKGLGKGGAKRHRKVLRDNIQGITKPAIRRLARRGGVKRISGLIYEETRGVLKVFLENVIRDAVTYTEHAKRKTVTAMDVVYALKRQGRTLYGFGGRGKGGKAKAKAKSRSSRAGLQFPVGRIHRLLRKGNYAERVGAGAPVYLAAVLEYLAAEVLELAGNAARDNKKSRIIPRHLQLAIRNDEELNKLLSGVTIAQGGVLPNIQAHKYTNIRSFKVFCRVIVDFHREHIAMARTKQTARKSTGGKAPRKQLATKAARKSAPATGGVKKPHRYRPGTVALREIRRYQKSTELLIRKLPFQRLVREIAQDFKTDLRFQSSAVMALQEASEAYLVGLFEDTNLCAIHAKRVTIMPKDIQLARRIRGEPNNMSGRGKGGKGLGKGGAKRHRKVLRDNIQGITKPAIRRLARRGGVKRISGLIYEETRGVLKVFLENVIRDAVTYTEHAKRKTVTAMDVVYALKRQGRTLYGFGG; translated from the exons ATGTCAGGAAGAGGTAAAGGAGGAAAAGGTCTAGGTAAAGGAGGCGCCAAACGTCACAGGAAGGTGTTGCGTGATAATATCCAAGGTATCACCAAACCAGCAATCCGTCGTTTAGCAAGACGAGGTGGTGTCAAACGTATCTCTGGTCTTATCTACGAAGAAACACGTGGTGTCTTGAAAgtctttttggaaaatgtcaTCCGTGATGCTGTCACATACACTGAGCATGCAAAGAGGAAAACTGTCACCGCCATGGATGTTGTCTACGCCCTGAAACGTCAAGGCCGTACCCTTTACGGATTCGGAG gACGAGGAAAAGGAGGAAAAGCAAAAGCAAAGGCAAAGTCTAGGTCATCCCGTGCCGGACTTCAGTTCCCAGTAGGTCGTATCCACAGACTTTTGAGGAAAGGAAACTACGCCGAGAGAGTTGGTGCCGGAGCACCAGTCTACCTTGCCGCTGTCTTGGAATACTTAGCAGCTGAGGTTTTGGAGTTGGCAGGAAATGCTGCCCGTGACAACAAGAAGAGCAGAATCATCCCCCGTCATCTCCAGTTGGCCATCAGAAACGACGAAGAATTGAACAAACTTCTCTCTGGTGTAACCATTGCACAAGGTGGTGTTTTACCAAACATCCAGGCT CACAAATACACTAACATTCGAAGTTTCAAAGTATTCTGTCGTGTAATCGTAGATTTTCACAGAGAACATATCGCAATGGCTCGTACAAAGCAGACCGCCCGTAAATCCACTGGAGGAAAAGCTCCAAGAAAACAACTTGCCACCAAGGCCGCCCGTAAGAGCGCACCTGCCACTGGTGGAGTAAAGAAGCCACATAGATACAGGCCAGGAACAGTCGCTCTTCGTGAGATCAGAAGATACCagaaaagtactgaactcctcATCAGGAAACTCCCCTTCCAGAGATTAGTTCGTGAAATTGCTCAAGACTTCAAGACTGATCTACGTTTCCAGAGCTCTGCCGTTATGGCCCTCCAGGAAGCCAGTGAAGCTTACCTCGTTGGTCTTTTCGAGGACACCAACTTGTGTGCAATCCACGCCAAGAGAGTCACCATCATGCCCAAAGACATCCAGTTGGCTCGCAGAATCCGTGGAGAAC CAAACAACATGTCAGGAAGAGGTAAAGGAGGAAAAGGTCTAGGTAAAGGAGGCGCCAAACGTCACAGGAAGGTGTTGCGTGATAATATCCAAGGTATCACCAAACCAGCAATCCGTCGTTTAGCAAGACGAGGTGGTGTCAAACGTATCTCTGGTCTTATCTACGAAGAAACACGTGGTGTCTTGAAAgtctttttggaaaatgtcaTCCGTGATGCTGTCACATACACTGAGCATGCAAAGAGGAAAACTGTCACCGCCATGGATGTTGTCTACGCCCTGAAACGTCAAGGCCGTACCCTTTACGGATTCGGAGGTTAA